CAAATCCCTCCAGCTAATGAAGTGAGAAAGTAGTTCCTTTAAGTAGCATGAAAATCACCGACATTAAACCTCAGTTTCATACCTCTTCGAATGTGTATCCTTGACCAGCATTCCCGGATCCCAATCTTGACCGACCAGAACCACCACCATCTTCTCCACCTTTTGCCCCACTTACTAACTGACCACCTCGAGCTGCCTGACTCTCATCTGCCCTAGCTATAACTGGATTTGGCTTTGAGGACACTGAATTGATCTCTTCGGTCTTCCCAGGAGCACCTGCTTGGGGCTTTTGTGCAGTAGACTCACTACTCCTTTGGCCACCAGTGGTAAATCGATGAAGCTGAGTTCTCCGaaagaagaaacaaaagagaagaagTTGGCATAATCTGTGGAGGAAATGGCAGTCCCCAATCAGCCTAACAGCTGGTGTCCCCGGGAAAGTTCCTGTGTTGATACTAATCGGCATAAAGGATGGAGGACCACTGATTGGGTTTATAGCTGAATTGGGAGTTCCATCATTGGTGCTACTAATCTTAGCAATAGCACCCTGTACCCAAGCTTGCATCTGGGTGCTTCCAGTAGAACTTGCACTACCACTTTGACCTCCTACACAACATCATGAGAAAAGAAGAcataaaattatcaataaaatgatCAAGCAAATGCCAAAAGCAGAAGCTTCATGAGGTGATTTCTCAGAGAAACCATTGAGTAGATTTCAGAGATACCATGTAGTTTGGCTAAATAATACATAACTTACACCCCCTAATGTATGGTGCATACTAACCCTGACTCGTCGCTGGAGAAGCTGAACTTTGGTTTGGACTAGCCACCATATTCCGATTGCTTCCTGTTCCGGCATTAACAGCATGACTAGCCAATGTTCGACAAAAACTTGCATAACGACGCAAACGCGTGATGAAATGCGAAGCCAGATCAAGAACTGCATCGACGTATGCCTGTAAATATCTTCAACCATTAGATCTTCCACCAGAGGTTGAGTAACATAAGTATAATCCAAGACAGTTCAAAAAAATCAATACCAATTCCTGATCTCGCCAAGATGAATTCAACAAGAATAAAATTAGTATTGTTCATGCCTTGGATTactttatttctttataatcAACAGGGTTTCACTAGCATTTACGATTCTACTACTAATAGTTATGTGCTCTTTCCCTCCTTCGTATCAAgtattttcatcatttcacCAAAGTCAACATTATTATCAAGCAGAATGCACGAAGAATAGCTCTTAACTCAATTTTGTGGCAAAGACAAACTCATAACAAGGCAACAGACCTGAACAGTGGGAACAAGTGCAGCTTCAACAGCCATTGCTTCGGGATCAATTCTAGTCAACATATCGGAAGATGCTTGCcatggctctgataccaaggCTGAAGGATTTATTAATGCTGATTCAATTCCTTTTCCCAACATATCCAGCAGCAACCTGGCTTGCATATCTAAAACCATTGCCCTGACCTCCTGGGCATTGGTGCCTTCCAGGAGCCTACATTTTATCCTGTCAAGGCTCTGCACCAccaaggaaaaggaaaaccaGTCCTTTAAGTGCAATCTTAATATCATAGCAATCTTCTACTTCCTCCTTCAAAAACTCAACAACACTACCGCCCAAAAGATCAACATATAACAAATCAGCAATATGCAAAATATCCAGCAATCtcaaaagaaaaggcaaatGATTTATTTAAAAGCGTTCAGCTAATTAAAATGATGACAAAATGAAACCACTCGCAGAAGGCAAGATGTCTAAGGAAAAACTTACAGGTCCATACTGTTGCCTGTGCTGAGTAGAAGGAAGAGAGTGGAAATCCGCATCCAAGACGGCAATAACACTATTAAGCGAAGCTGGGGGAGAAAAAAGGATTAGTATCAGAGAATGCTACAAGAATCTTCCTGAAAGGGTTAGATAAGAGAGATCCACTATACACACTCGCCCCTCATTGGTTCAGATGGAAAGTCAAGATTACCTAAGGCTCaattattgtatatattttcacCATTTTCCCCCTGACAGGCACATTGGAACCTTCAGAAATACTTAGTTGGGCAAGGCATTTCTGTCACAGAATAACATAAACAACAAAGCCCCTATATATGACAGTCAACCAGAGAACCTAATACAAGTCTTTGTTCTTTAAATTGAAGAGCCACAAAAGGAACATGCAGTTTCTGCACATTGACGGGATAGAACATGGAGCTTTTTGTTGGCAAATCTGAAGAGATCCAAAGAAGTCTTCAGGTTGGGCCATAATGATTATTGACTTATGCTTTATTTGTAGTACCATTTAAAACAAATACTCgagagttaaaataattttatttttggtgtcATCATTCAACTCTTCCATGACgaatcaaaaaaatttcagtatTCTTACCAACCCCACACTCAGCAGCACTCTGTGTACAACCAACAGCATCCCACCAATCAACACCAACCAGAAGGCTCCACCAAAACCTGCTCCCAGCAAAACATCATCGTACTAATCAGAAAATCACTGAATGCGATCTATAATTTGTATCAGCATGTCATTATGTACTAGAAAAGAATTATCATAATTACGAGTGAAATCTGAGGCCCAATACAATACCTCTCAGCAATTGCACGTTCCCAGGTTGTCGAATTGGCCTTCACTTGACTGCTAGGGACGGCAGGAGGAAGAACACggataattttcaatatagtTTGGTCCCGCTTAGTGTCATGCCAAACAGAAGCTGAACAGCAACTTGTTGAAGAGAAGGCAGGAGCAGCAATTGCAGACCCAACATTGATCTGATAGTTATCCACACGAAAAAAATTTGGACCAGAAAAGATGTGGACCCCACCCCGAAGAAAAGCAATAGCTATCTCACCACCATGTGCAGAATACACAATTCGTGCTAGAGTTCGAACATCACTTGGCAAGTCAAAGGGATCAAAAGACaatctttttccattttccacGCTGGAATCAGACGTCTTTTGAACATCAGTTGTTGGTCCAGGAGCGGACGCTTGGTGACCTTTAAAATCACTTGTTGGTGGTATACTTGTATCCACCTTTGATTGCCATACTGTTTGCATTGGTGCCTGTCCACCAAAACTGGAACTTGGATTTCCAAATATATGATGGAGAACAACAGGTTGAAGAGATGATTCCCAACGTTGTACTCTCCATCCAGTAATTGAAGGACCTTCGTCGGGATCATAAGGGGACATATACTGCCCTGCCAAGGTAGcaattatgaaataattagACCTGTACTTTCAGATGAAATGACATAAAACGGCTAAGATATGGGATATATTATGGAAGTACAACAGGTAAGACGAGTTTGAGGAAGCTAAATATTACCCTCAACTATAACAATCGCTATCACTGAACCACCACAAGTAGGATCAAAAGCAACAGCGGTAACTCCAGAACCCCATGTTGTGGTTGCTGCAGATTGTGCTGCAGCTTCAGGACTCACATAGGCAGAAAAGTTTGAAACAGGTGAACAGTGAAGAGATACTGAGTCAGTTAGTTCTTGATCAGTTTGCTTTTTGCCTTGCTTTGCCTCAGATATCAAGTACTCTTGCCAACTGAACAAATATGCAGCAAGAGGGGCAAAACCTGCCCAATTGGGCGGATTGACTGAAGGTGGGACCACCCCTTGGTTAGCAGACGCCATTGGGATTGCTTGTAATCCACTTCCAGGACCAGGAGTGACCTCCCACACGACAACAGTAGAAGGGTTCACAATTGGAACGCCTGCAACATGCATGGCCCCGCTGTCTGTAATTATAGCATCAGCAGCCATGATACCACTAGGTCCAGCTCCCAAGAGTCCCTTGCTTGTGTGAAACCACCTTGGTGCAGCACCATTTTGACTAGGGGGCCACTGAGACCAATTTAGCTGAACGGATCCTGAAGAGAAGACTGAGCATACACATAGAAAATTGGGCCATCTATCTGCAAAAGGTTCAACTGTTCCTAATTAGTAACAACAGTTCCATTGAACTTCATGAGCTGAATTCAGAAATAAATATAGCCGAGGAGCTATTACGAAAACAAAGGATCTTAGTTTGTTCTATAATTACCATTCAGGACCAGCTTGATCGAATAACAACTTCGTCCCAAAGAattaatgttaaaaaaaaaaaggaccagCTAACTGACATCACGTGAAAAAGGTTAAATTCAGCCCTAAAACACACTTAGTAATACTAACTTCAAGTTACTGATATCAACGAGACAAGCGCCACTCCTTAACCAACATATATATGGAAGGCTAATTAGAGATAAACAAACCTGAAGTTTGGGACTGTTGTGCAAGAAACTTTTCCTCAAATGTTGACTTTGCGCCCGTAGAACTAGATTTTGATGAAAGCCACCTATACTGATTTTTAAATAAGAAATCACTCAGAATAATTGTTGATATCACAAGTTACAAGCAGATGAATGCAAAGCTGACggtaaaaattaataatataaaggaTGACTAACAAACAAAATACTGGAAGTAAGAATTAGAAGAATTGATGGAAAGGCAGAAGAAATTGAGCATGATTTCAGCTTAGAAAAAGTTGTTACTATCTTTTTAACATTAGAAAACGTAACTCATTCCAAAAATCaataggaaaaataatatctgaatatatatatatatatatatatatatatatatatatatctaaatttgAATAGATACAGCCAGCAGAAAATTTAACTTCTAAACTTAGATAAGCATCAATAAAGCCCCACGCATCATTTAAGAACTTTATGACTCTAACTCACACACTTCTGTTGTTCTTAAGCCAAATGAAATGGGTAGTGCATAGTTTCATTTAAACAAAT
The sequence above is drawn from the Punica granatum isolate Tunisia-2019 chromosome 5, ASM765513v2, whole genome shotgun sequence genome and encodes:
- the LOC116209436 gene encoding mediator of RNA polymerase II transcription subunit 16 isoform X1; protein product: MSQVPTKDKDSDSPSDDALAGPDDPRSLPNVNPTKPTTEKQQPPDNPSPPADDEEEGCPDHAGARAGEPMEEDLVGPATVFSIRLKQPRSNLQHKMSVPELCRNFSAVAWCGKLNAIACASETCARIPSSNANPPFWIPIHIVIPERPTECAVFNVRADSPRDSVQFIEWSPASCPRALLIANFHGSVTIWTQPSQGPANVVRDASCWQCEHQWRQDIAVVTKWLSGVSPYRWLSSKSSSTGAKSTFEEKFLAQQSQTSVEPFADRWPNFLCVCSVFSSGSVQLNWSQWPPSQNGAAPRWFHTSKGLLGAGPSGIMAADAIITDSGAMHVAGVPIVNPSTVVVWEVTPGPGSGLQAIPMASANQGVVPPSVNPPNWAGFAPLAAYLFSWQEYLISEAKQGKKQTDQELTDSVSLHCSPVSNFSAYVSPEAAAQSAATTTWGSGVTAVAFDPTCGGSVIAIVIVEGQYMSPYDPDEGPSITGWRVQRWESSLQPVVLHHIFGNPSSSFGGQAPMQTVWQSKVDTSIPPTSDFKGHQASAPGPTTDVQKTSDSSVENGKRLSFDPFDLPSDVRTLARIVYSAHGGEIAIAFLRGGVHIFSGPNFFRVDNYQINVGSAIAAPAFSSTSCCSASVWHDTKRDQTILKIIRVLPPAVPSSQVKANSTTWERAIAERFWWSLLVGVDWWDAVGCTQSAAECGVASLNSVIAVLDADFHSLPSTQHRQQYGPSLDRIKCRLLEGTNAQEVRAMVLDMQARLLLDMLGKGIESALINPSALVSEPWQASSDMLTRIDPEAMAVEAALVPTVQAYVDAVLDLASHFITRLRRYASFCRTLASHAVNAGTGSNRNMVASPNQSSASPATSQGGQSGSASSTGSTQMQAWVQGAIAKISSTNDGTPNSAINPISGPPSFMPISINTGTFPGTPAVRLIGDCHFLHRLCQLLLFCFFFRRTQLHRFTTGGQRSSESTAQKPQAGAPGKTEEINSVSSKPNPVIARADESQAARGGQLVSGAKGGEDGGGSGRSRLGSGNAGQGYTFEEVRVLFLILMDLCRRTASHPHPLPGSQVGSSNIQVRLHYIDGNYTVLPEVVEASLGPHMQNMPRPRGADAAGLLLRELELHPPAEEWHRRNMYGGPWSDPDDVGSMDDNVKLGSSAVGLINANPMENCNTYPGVYSLWPKKRRMSERDAAFGLNTSVGLGAYLGIMGSRRDVITAVWKTGLEGTWYKCMRCLRQTSAFTPPGATNSPNLNEREIWWISRWVHGCPMCGGTWVRVV
- the LOC116209436 gene encoding mediator of RNA polymerase II transcription subunit 16 isoform X2, with the protein product MSQVPTKDKDSDSPSDDALAGPDDPRSLPNVNPTKPTTEKQQPPDNPSPPADDEEEGCPDHAGARAGEPMEEDLVGPATVFSIRLKQPRSNLQHKMSVPELCRNFSAVAWCGKLNAIACASETCARIPSSNANPPFWIPIHIVIPERPTECAVFNVRADSPRDSVQFIEWSPASCPRALLIANFHGSVTIWTQPSQGPANVVRDASCWQCEHQWRQDIAVVTKWLSGVSPYRWLSSKSSSTGAKSTFEEKFLAQQSQTSDRWPNFLCVCSVFSSGSVQLNWSQWPPSQNGAAPRWFHTSKGLLGAGPSGIMAADAIITDSGAMHVAGVPIVNPSTVVVWEVTPGPGSGLQAIPMASANQGVVPPSVNPPNWAGFAPLAAYLFSWQEYLISEAKQGKKQTDQELTDSVSLHCSPVSNFSAYVSPEAAAQSAATTTWGSGVTAVAFDPTCGGSVIAIVIVEGQYMSPYDPDEGPSITGWRVQRWESSLQPVVLHHIFGNPSSSFGGQAPMQTVWQSKVDTSIPPTSDFKGHQASAPGPTTDVQKTSDSSVENGKRLSFDPFDLPSDVRTLARIVYSAHGGEIAIAFLRGGVHIFSGPNFFRVDNYQINVGSAIAAPAFSSTSCCSASVWHDTKRDQTILKIIRVLPPAVPSSQVKANSTTWERAIAERFWWSLLVGVDWWDAVGCTQSAAECGVASLNSVIAVLDADFHSLPSTQHRQQYGPSLDRIKCRLLEGTNAQEVRAMVLDMQARLLLDMLGKGIESALINPSALVSEPWQASSDMLTRIDPEAMAVEAALVPTVQAYVDAVLDLASHFITRLRRYASFCRTLASHAVNAGTGSNRNMVASPNQSSASPATSQGGQSGSASSTGSTQMQAWVQGAIAKISSTNDGTPNSAINPISGPPSFMPISINTGTFPGTPAVRLIGDCHFLHRLCQLLLFCFFFRRTQLHRFTTGGQRSSESTAQKPQAGAPGKTEEINSVSSKPNPVIARADESQAARGGQLVSGAKGGEDGGGSGRSRLGSGNAGQGYTFEEVRVLFLILMDLCRRTASHPHPLPGSQVGSSNIQVRLHYIDGNYTVLPEVVEASLGPHMQNMPRPRGADAAGLLLRELELHPPAEEWHRRNMYGGPWSDPDDVGSMDDNVKLGSSAVGLINANPMENCNTYPGVYSLWPKKRRMSERDAAFGLNTSVGLGAYLGIMGSRRDVITAVWKTGLEGTWYKCMRCLRQTSAFTPPGATNSPNLNEREIWWISRWVHGCPMCGGTWVRVV